The Ailuropoda melanoleuca isolate Jingjing chromosome 4, ASM200744v2, whole genome shotgun sequence region gtgttccatgattcattgcgtataacacactgcgcaccatgcaatacgtggcctccttaatacccgtcaccagcctcttccaggcccccaccccctcccctctaaaacccacAGACTGTTTTCTGGAGTCCATAGTGTCTTGTTTTTCATTCATCCTTTTGTTAACCCCCAGTCATTCTTCCCTTCCGTCTCCTACCgacctccctgctattccttatgtttcacaaatgagtgaaaccatatgataattttctttctctgcttgactcatttcatttagcatggcATTTTTTTTAGGGGCTCACAGCCAGTAAAGATCTAAGCTGATCACAATTCAGTCTGAGAACTCATCACCAACAGGGGAAGGATGGAGAATCCATAGGGTAGAGAGGAGAATGGTTGTCATCATGTTGCCCCGGGTGCGTCATgagcctcctttctcctcccacccaGGATGCTGACATTTAAAGCCACAGCTCAGCTCTTCATCCTGGGCTGCACGTGGTGCCTGGGCGTCCTGCAGGTGGGTCCAGCTGCCCACGTCATGGCTTACCTCTTCACCATCGTCAACAGCCTGCAGGGCGTCTTCCTCTTCCTGGTGTACTGCCTCCTCAGCCAGCAGGTACCACTGCCTAACTCCCACCCAGGACCCTTCCTGTCCTCACTCCTGTCAGTGAGCTGATCCAGAATACACATTTCCTCTGCAGGTGCGGGAGCAATATGGGAAATGGTTCAAAGTGATCAGGAAAACAAGAGCCAAGTCTGAGAAATACACGCTGTCCAGCAAGGTCGTGTCTGATGCCTCCCAGCCCACCATGGTAAGATCAGGCATTGCTCTCGGAACACTTCACTAAGCGATCGCTTGAGTACCATATGCTTATCACACTGAACAACTTTAGTGTGCAGCAGATGATGCCCCAGGGCGTCTCAcacttggtttgctttttttttttatcacttggTTTGCTTTTTGACTCTTTCCCTCTTACTTTAATGTTAATAATTTAGCTATTAATTAATTCTTAACATTTGGACTCCTCTATGAAGACGATGCTTCCTTCCACTTGCTCTTTGGATCCCATCATTCATGCCATCTCAATAATCTTTAAGTATTACcaatgtccttttaaaaagttttgtttaagaatatattttgctCCCTAGGGAACTGTGTTCATCTTAACTCTTACACATCAACACTCATGAAACACCTGCTATATGGCAGGCATGGCTAACTAAGTAAACAAGAATCAGTGATTGGAACTGTCAATGCACATTCCACTCAGGCCACGTtatcctctcctttttctctatacCCACCTATATCTCACAGTCACTGAGCAGCAAGTCCCAGAAAGGCAATCATGGGGGAGGTGgatgtacatatttataaattaaacagaaGTACTAGCTGGCCTTTTGGACTTTCTCATAAGGATGCCTGGTATTTTCAGCACTCTACCCACTGCAAAACCAGGAAGGGAAAGCTGTATGGTGTGGGAAAATTCATGGGGAGGGTTATCCAGAACCAACACTTACTGGTTTAGATTGAACTGAGTTCTTTACCTATGGTTTCTcatctcttatattttctgttaaaGACTCCCCTGAGTCTCCCTTCCCATCTAAAGGAGTCTACTCTGCTGCCAGGAAGTCCTCCTGCACTACCCCATTCACCCAAACTCCACTAACACTGGTTCTGCCTCTGAGTCTTCTGTGTTTTCCCCCTTTCTCAGCAAATGTTCTCACCACCTACTTCACAGAGAAAATCAGAGTCATGATGATGACACCTCGTGAGCTCTATGCCATTGGCCAGACCAACAAAATAACAGCATGCTTCCTGTCAACATTCCAGATCATTGATGcaatttctttgttcttctaGGAAGAGTGCTTCCGCCTGCTCTTTGGAGCCCATCCTTTATACCTTATCAATTATGTTTAAATTACTGTTCACACatacttcctgtctctctccccttccctctagcACCGTCTCAACAATATTCTTCCCATAGTCCTGAAAAAATGGTTGGTTCTCTTCTATCTTAAAAACATGGATTACTTGCCCTCCTTTTACTACCAGGCAAGAGTTGACTTCTCTGtcttccatttccttgccttaAACTTACTCCCTCCTCCCTCAACCCTTCCAAATATGGTTTCTTTCCCCCATCGTGCCACCCAAACAAACATCTCTTGGACCTACAATGATCTCCCTGTCCCTAAAAGTTTTCTCAGCAACTTCTGACTATTCATCCTTTCTCATGAAACACTCCATCCTTATTCTGTCTAGATTATACTCACGCACCCTTCTATGTCATTCTTCCATTCTCTCTTTGTTGCCTTTGTAGCTCTATCCAATGGATCAGTTCCAGAACAACTTCAGTCCTCATTAAATTCTCTCCTCCTGGACAATAGcgtctattttttatattaattaccaCTAGACACAAACGATGGCCATATATATTTCTCTTGCTCTGATCTCTGAGATCTAGACAACTATTTCCAGCTTCTTATTTCTCATATCTTCAAGACACCTTTAGCTCAGCCTTTCAGTAGAAGAGTTGCAATCTCTACCCCAATTTATCCTTTCCTATGacgtctttctctctcttgattGTACTCGATCAACCTGTGGCACTAATCTGGAACATAAAAGTTACTCTCAATGATGATTTTATTTCCCACCACAGCCTACCCACTATCCAATCCTTGTTGTTTTTATCTTCTCAATATGTCCCCAGTATTTCCTGCTGGCTCAATCTTCACCACCCCTCCTTAGCAGGATGCCATTTTTGCTTGGCTGAGCCACTGCTGTATCCTACTGGACCACCACTTTCTACTCTTATCAGCTTCTTGTGCATCCTTTACACACAAGCCAGAGGGAccttttcaaaacagaaataaaataacgTCACTCCTTTGTTAAACTCATTACATGTAGGATCAAACCCCCAATCCTAAAATCAATGAGTATTTGCTTGGGTCGTCTTCTGCTTACCTCTCCAGCTTCATCTACCATAAACTCACCATTATTTTGGCCTCATcagatttctttcaatttttaaaattcactgtgTCTCTTTGGAACAAAGAATTCAACATACTCCCTGTACTCCTTCTTCTTGAAGcactcttttgttttccttgactcAAAACGAGGTAAACCCTCAGATCTCAGTTCATGCGTCCATTCCTACAAGAAACCTTCTCTTCCTGCTTAGATCAGGTCAGATTCTCTTGTTTTTCATTCTGATACCCTTGTGCCTTTCCTGCAGAGCATTTGTAAGAGTCCTTTACTCTTGGTTTTCACTGTTTCATTAGTGTCTGTGTTCCCACTGGATTTCAGCCCTGACAGGTGCCAGGTTGGTTTTCCCGTCTCAGGTATCCCCCAGCATTTCACACAGGGTTGGGCACATAGAAATGCTCAGTACCTAATTGCTGCATGACTGATTAAGTTAAATGAACAAACCGCAGCTGCAGAAGGTGCAGGAACTGTCTTGCTCACCAATCTCTTTGCATCTTTCCACATGCTCGATAATTGTCTAGTGAGcaaacaagtgaatgaataaatgaatgagtgaatttatGAAAACAGTAGATGAAAGAACTGATTAGTTTATGATGCCACTTTCTCTTGGGAATATCAAGGTAATTCTCTGCCCCATCGTTTTTTAT contains the following coding sequences:
- the LOC105235192 gene encoding adhesion G protein-coupled receptor E2-like; its protein translation is MLTFKATAQLFILGCTWCLGVLQVGPAAHVMAYLFTIVNSLQGVFLFLVYCLLSQQVREQYGKWFKVIRKTRAKSEKYTLSSKVVSDASQPTMVN